In Amaranthus tricolor cultivar Red isolate AtriRed21 chromosome 3, ASM2621246v1, whole genome shotgun sequence, a single window of DNA contains:
- the LOC130808116 gene encoding ATP synthase subunit O, mitochondrial-like — translation MAMNQRIRASLPLFQKVLASDSLSSGRSTLQKINPNFISAERDYATAPAKSDKIKVPIALFGAFGNYASALYLAATKANAFEKVEAELFDLVEATKKSPTFSQFTRDPTVPADVRKKAIEDICAQAKFSDVTRNLLLIMAENGRLRYLDGITKKFSELTMAHRGEMKATVTTVIPLPPAEEKELKEALQEILGEGMTVKLEQKIDPSILGGLVVEFGQKVFDMSIKTRAKQMERFLREPVNV, via the exons ATGGCTATGAATCAACGAATCAGAGCAAGCCTCCCTCTTTTTCAGAAAGTTTTAGCATCTGATTCTCTATCCTCTGGAAGATCTACTCTCCAAAAGATTAACCCTAATTTCATCTCTGCTGAG AGAGACTATGCTACTGCTCCTGCTAAATCGGACAAGATAAAG GTTCCTATTGCTCTGTTTGGAGCTTTTGGCAATTACGCATCTGCTTTATACCTTGCTGCCACCAAAGCTAATGCATTCGAGAAGGTGGAGGCTGAGCTTTTTGACCTTGTTGAGGCTACCAAAAAATCTCCAACATTTTCTCAGTTCACAAGGGACCCCACAGTCCCTGCAGATGTAAGGAAAAAGGCTATAGAGGACATATGTGCTCAGGCAAAATTCTCTGATGTCACAAGGAACTTATTGT TAATCATGGCTGAGAATGGAAGGTTAAGGTATTTAGACGGCATTACAAAGAAATTCTCAGAATTGACTATGGCGCACAGGGGAGAGATGAAAGCAACTGTAACAACTGTCATT CCCCTTCCTCCTGCTGAAGAGAAAGAGCTGAAGGAGGCTTTACAGGAGATACTTGGGGAGGGGATGACAGTCAAGCTTGAGCAGAAG ATTGACCCTAGCATTCTTGGTGGTCTAGTGGTTGAATTTGGTCAGAAAGTGTTCGATATGTCTATCAAGACCAGGGCTAAGCAAATGGAGAGGTTTCTTCGAGAACCCGTCAACGTTTAA
- the LOC130808118 gene encoding small ubiquitin-related modifier 2 — protein sequence MSATQDDEKKPGDQSHINLKVKGQDGNEVFFRIKRSTQLKKLMNAYCDRQSVEFNSIAFLFDGRRLRAEQTPDELEMEDGDEIDAMLHQTGGSMV from the exons ATGTCTGCAACTCAAGATGACGAGAAGAAGCCTGGTGATCAATCACACATAAATCTCAAGGTCAAGGGTCAG GATGGCAATGAGGTGTTCTTCCGTATTAAGAGGTCTACCCAATTGAAGAAACTTATGAATGCTTATTGTGACCGACAGTCTGTGGAATTCAACTCTATTGCTTTCTTATTTGATGGGCGTAGACTTCGGGCAGAGCAAACCCCTGATGAG TTGGAAATGGAGGATGGTGATGAAATAGATGCTATGCTTCATCAGACTGGAGGTAGTATGGTCTAG
- the LOC130808113 gene encoding glucan endo-1,3-beta-glucosidase 13-like: MSSFFPSFLISFLLISISISVFADTGKIGINYGRIADDLPTPDEVASLLKTQGITRVKLYDTDTDVLKAFSDANISVTVALPNENLTAAASSQSFTDSWVQTRILPFYPNTNINAIAVGNEVNVNPNITSYVVPAMKNVYASLQKYSVSDAIKISTPISFSALENSYPSSSGSFKGELLEPFIQPMLEFLKKTDSYMMVNAYPFFAYSGNSDQISLDYALFKPNSGVVDSGNGLKYDNLFEAQLDAVYAAMDLLKFNDLKIVVTETGWPSKGDENEIGASSPNAAAYNGNLVKRVLTGNGTPLRPNFPLDVYLFALFNENQKPGPTSERNYGLFYPNQQKVYNIPLTAAEAAAAVAPAANLGSKVVVPKAGQSWCVANENISKEKLQAGLDWACGEGQADCRPIQPGATCYNPESLVAHASYAFNSYYQKMARAVGTCDFGGAAYVVTQSPKFGSCKFPTSN; the protein is encoded by the exons ATGTCTTCCTTCTTCCCTTCTTTCCTCATTTCCTTCCTCCTCATCTCCATCTCCATTTCCGTCTTCGCTG atactGGGAAAATTGGTATAAACTATGGGAGAATAGCTGATGATCTTCCAACACCCGATGAAGTAGCGAGTCTTCTCAAAACACAAGGTATAACCCGGGTGAAACTTTACGACACCGATACCGACGTTCTCAAAGCATTTTCCGACGCTAATATCTCCGTTACCGTCGCTTTACCAAACGAAAATTTAACGGCAGCAGCTTCAAGCCAATCATTTACGGATTCATGGGTCCAGACCCGGATCCTTCCTTTCTACCCGAATACCAACATTAATGCTATTGCTGTTGGTAATGAAGTAAATGTGAACCCGAATATAACCTCTTATGTTGTACCCGCTATGAAAAATGTTTATGCAAGTCTCCAGAAATATTCTGTTTCTGACGCTATTAAAATATCGACGCCGATTTCATTTTCGGCGCTTGAAAATTCGTACCCGTCTTCTTCCGGGTCGTTTAAGGGGGAACTTTTGGAACCGTTTATTCAACCCATGTTGGAATTTTTGAAGAAAACGGATTCTTATATGATGGTGAATGCTTACCCGTTTTTTGCTTATTCGGGTAATTCGGATCAGATTTCGTTGGATTATGCTTTGTTTAAACCTAATTCTGGTGTTGTGGATTCGGGTAATGGGCTTAAGTATGATAACCTTTTTGAAGCCCAATTAGATGCTGTTTATGCTGCTATGGATCTTCTTAAATTCAATGATCTTAAAATTGTTGTCACTGAAACag gtTGGCCATCTAAAGGAGATGAAAATGAAATTGGAGCAAGTAGTCCAAATGCAGCGGCCTATAATGGTAACCTAGTTAAACGAGTCTTGACCGGTAATGGGACTCCATTAAGGCCCAATTTCCCATTGGATGTTTATTTATTTGCTCTATTTAATGAAAACCAAAAGCCCGGCCCAACAAGTGAGAGAAATTATGGGCTTTTTTACCCAAACCAACAGAAAGTTTATAATATCCCTCTCACCGCGGCTGAGGCAGCAGCCGCGGTGGCTCCAGCTGCAAACTTGGGTAGTAAGGTGGTGGTTCCGAAAGCGGGCCAGAGTTGGTGTGTGGCTAATGAGAATATTTCTAAGGAAAAATTACAGGCTGGGCTTGATTGGGCTTGTGGTGAAGGACAAGCTGATTGCCGTCCGATTCAGCCCGGTGCCACGTGTTACAATCCTGAATCTCTTGTGGCACATGCTTCGTATGCTTTCAATAGTTATTATCAAAAGATGGCACGTGCCGTTGGTACGTGTGATTTTGGTGGAGCTGCTTATGTTGTCACCCAATCTCCTA AATTTGGAAGTTGCAAGTTTCCCACAAGCAATTGA